The following nucleotide sequence is from Siniperca chuatsi isolate FFG_IHB_CAS linkage group LG2, ASM2008510v1, whole genome shotgun sequence.
aacagataaTACATTGGACTTTTTTGATATCCAagcaccccccacccccaccccccacctgtgtgtgtgtaagccaatttatattaatatataatgatATGTGTATGATCTATTTTCAGCTCCAGAAAGGGTTAATTATGACCCCCATGGAAATAAAACGAAGGAGAGCAGCGCCTGAGTGTTTAGTGAAACATTATGTCAAGACTCTGACAAGGAAATGAAATGTGCAACATCAATCAGCCTATGAGGACAGAGATCAAACGAGCCTCCACACTCCTGCATCTGGTTCTGTTTGGACAGcctcacttttttcccccttctccctctcctttcttctccttttctttttccccttttcttattcttctccattctctctctctcttttctctccccttctgttcTTCTATGCGCCACGACATTCCTGTAGGCCTACTCGCTTCGTTAGCTCATTTTTTCCATGATCGTGGCACGAAGCCACGCTTTCGCTAAAGGTAAGCGGCAGCTCCCAAGATTAGCCTCAGCAACAATGACTTTCCTGTCCCTCCACTGTCTCCACCAGAGCTCTCAATAAGCCCCAATTCTAATACCAGTTAATCCTGGAGTTGACTTAGCCTGTTATGTAAATACAACCTCATATAATTCACTGTCTCTGTCCATGGCCTTGCTTTGATGGCCAGATGagttggttttttttcttccaagtTGATTGAACCCAACTGGGATCGAGCTACTTTCCGTTCAGCGTCCCTCTCTGAATGAAATGTAAACCAGTGCAATCACGGGGCTCATCAAAAATCTTCTGAACTGCTCTCTGCATATACGCTCCTTCTAATGCCATGGCAATCACACCCAAATTGTCGGCTAGAAGCTGTCAAGCAGCGTGTCAAGAATGATATGAGGTTTACTTACAACCCAAGAAACTTTTGTTAGTAAAAAATACAAGTTTCTGAACATCTTGTCTCTGCAAAACATGAAAGATGCCACTActcttgtaaaacaaaaaaggtgtTGAAATGTAAAGGCTACCATTAGGCATGCTGTCATCAAAAAGTACCAAATTTCTGCAGCTTAGAGCAGCGGAAAACTCCCCACAAGACTTCTCACATATGAGTCACTCAAGTCATGACGCATGAAggtacaaacaaacacaatgttgGGAAACTGATTTGGATTCCAAGGTAGATTTATGCAAGATTTAGTCATTTGTTCAAATTGTGGGTTGTTCTACCTTGGTGTCTGAACACAAATTGAACATTGTCATTTTCTTAAATAGACCTGTCTGCTATGTCATGACTGCCAACGTGTAGAAAATGTCTTTAAGTGGCTGCAGACCCAGATGGGTTCGCTGTGTGGAGGTGGAACATGTGTCGGCTCTGCCCTGAGGCCGTGGATGGCACAATTAGGTGCTCTCTCACCTCTGTAGACTGAGGTCACTGGGCCACTGAGGTCAGGGGGTTATTTAGGGTCCTGTCTGTGCTCCCTTCCCGACCCAACATAGATGACTGGGACAGCTGACGTCAGCAGTGATGTTAGAGGTGTTTATTCACTAAGACCTTTTCTAAACCAAGCACTGGTTAAGTGTTAGATAACGGATGTCTTAAGACGTTTTAGCAGTTCAGTGTACATCAGTGTTTGCAGAGACAATCGTATGTCAGGAAAAAGCTAACCTTGTGAAATTCTTTCCAGGATGTGTGCTTGCACAACCTCACATTTTCTCTTAGATCTACTTAAAGCTGCTGCGGACAAacagatttttgaaaaatcCTTTTTTTGGTTTGCAGGACTTTACGGTCTGATATGGCAAAATTTATAATTTGTGCCATTTATAAACATAAATTCCACCCCATAAAGTGCATTGTTTAACCTATAAATCCTCCTTCAGTCTATTAATCTGCAGTATTTTCAATGACTCGGTCCACGTTGTGACCCGTGGtttaacagatttatttttatagtgCCATGTTATCAGCATGATAAAAACCATGTCAGACTAGTGTGAACTCGCACTTGTTCTCATGTTAAAGGACAAAATGAGCACTACATCAACGCACATGATTTATGATGTTGCACATTTGTTGTAGAAAAAAGATTTTAAGAATGTGTGttcataaaaatacaatataataagtATTCAGTATTAAAGTTTACACTGATTACTGTCAGAAATAAAAGATTGATTTCTCTCCTAATAATGAGTTAATGAAACAGAATGCAGACACAAGGGTGCATGCAGAATGACGCTCCAGCCCAAATCTGGAACCCATAAAGCCTCAGACATCTCTGCAACATTAGACACAGCACTTCTTATTGGCTGAGAGGGCCACTTACCCCCTTCCTCTATCGCCCGCCCAGCTAACGCACACTTCCTGCTTCTCTGCCTGGCTCAGGCCGAACCACGCCCTCTGGAAGTCCGCTGAGCCAAAGAGAACTGCCCGCAGGCCCCGGGTTAGCATTTGGGTATAAAAGAGGCGGAGGTGGACCTGCCTGTCAGatggtttgttgttgttctgtctgCCAGGTTGAGAGGGGAATGTGAAAGTGAGAAATTTAACAAGGTAACCAGGAAACAGGACCGCCAGAGCGACGTCCAAGCCGATGGAGCTTCAGAAGCCGTAACTTTCTTTGACGAAAGAGAAGACTTTTGTTACACAAGCTTGTCAGGTTcaggtttgttgttgtttaaaaaaagagcatCACAGCGTCCTGTCTTTGCAGTGAAGGTTGAAAGGTTGTTGGTGGACAGTACAATGAGAGAAGAGGTGTCCTGCACCAACTCCCCTGAAGGAGGTCTGGGGGCCAGTGAAGAGGAACTGGAAAGAGGATCAAAGAAGACCCACCAACAAGGAAATCGAAAACGCTCCCCTTACCCCAAGAAGGACAGCCTCGGTCAGGCAGAGGAGAGCAGCACCGGCAGCCCCAACAGCCTGCTGCCGTCTGGGCCGAAGAGGCCCAAGAAAAGCCCTTCGACAGTCGTGTCATTGGCCCCCACGTCGCTGGGCCCCCGGCTTGACCAGCCCTTCGAGGACCTCCACTCTCAGCGCGTCATCGCTAACGTACGGGAGCGTCAACGCACTCAGTCCCTGAACGACGCTTTCGCCTCTCTACGCAAGATCATCCCCACGCTACCTTCAGACAAGCTGAGCAAGATCCAGATCCTGAAGCTGGCTTCACGCTACATCGACTTCCTCTACCAGGTGCTGCAGAGCGACGAGATGGACGCCAAGCTGGCCAGCTGCAACTACCTGGCCCACGAAAGACTGAGCTACGCCTTCTCCGTCTGGAGGATGGAGGGGGCTTGGGCCATGTCCACCAGCCACTAGGATCCCATCGAACTTCTCTCCTAAACCCTCTCATGTCCACATCTTCACCCCACcacctctgtctgtgtttgcaccCATTTCCTGACCTCTGAACCTCTGAATTCTGCCCTTTCAGTCTGATCTTAACCTTTTCATCTCAAACCTTTGCACACATTCCTGCTCGATCTATGTGCTCCATAATGATTCACTCTACCAGTTGGATCTTTGCAACTAAAACCTCTCTCAGTTCACCCTGTTCCCCTccattgttttctcttccactgCTCTCCCTTGTCTGTCCTACAGTTTAGTCCAGTGCAACAAGACGCTCCGCTGCAGCCCCTCAGGTATggacaaaatatacaaacacacacttgcacagtAGTTGtgcacaaatacatgcacaaacacatgctgaaatcctacaaacacaaacatgcacgtGTGTACACACACTTCTGTACTCACCATGTCATCGGCACATGGACATGGATATACATGTTTAATGTGTCTTGGTATTTCTTTCCATGTTCAAAATAGTCTGAAGAGTGTGTCAGTACATTATTTGTAGCCTTTCAGCTCAACAAATAAATACCCGCAAATGCacttcacaaacaaaatatataggCCGGAAAAAAACATCTACAAATGTGCTGGTCACTTATTAAAAGATCTCTTAAAGTgtcctgttaaaaaaaaagcaaagataacATGttctaaacttttattttatgaaacatTGTGAGACATGCAGCATATTATGAAAAGGCTTTCTTTGGAAGACTCAATCACAGACGTGTTCAGGCTAAagaatttaaagaaaagttgTTGCACATTTATAACGTATGATGTATTCAGAAATGACTAATAAAATCTCAGTAGAATTGTAGAacagttaaaatgtgtgtgattaCCACACATCAACACGTGCTGAGTGGGACTCTGTTTACATACAGGACTTATTAGGTTTTAAATTTACAACAAACAAGTTTGTTTAACTTTGCATTCTGGTGTGTAAATTTACCATGaactttatgtatttttattttttgaaactttgaatttttatgcaaatatacaaaaaaatgttctcCAAGGTATATGATAATATGTTGGAAAAGATCATCTCACCTACAAATTAAATATCCAATTCTGATGTTTTAACATGAATATGTTTTGATCAAGCTTGTACTGAATCCATTATCTTCAGcagttacataaaaaaaatcactgatcACTATAACTgctaaacatattttattattatttttggaaTTGGGAAAGTGTAATATGCTGTTAATTATTGGCTGATATTTAGTTGTTTGTTACATAAAACTGATTTAGTTGATAAATGTTTCGTAGCTCAGATAACATAAAGTACATAACTAATCTGACATTTTGGGTGGGACTCCTGCAAAACAGATGTCAATGTCAAGATACCTTTCCtgttaaataaaagtaattaaaaaaaacccaaaaactaaactaaaaatcAGATCCAAACAAATTTAACTGACACATAATATACAGCTTGTATAGAATATTTAATGTAAGACTGCAATACAAAATGCTTCACATGaaattataaaaattaaaaagtgatgagaacaaatgagatatattgcaaataataattttaaaatcagatAACAAAGTATCAAAATATtagtaaaaagaaataaaagaaatatgaaCAGTATAGTTCCAGTATATGAACAAACCTCTCTGCCCACATGTATACAAACTTTTTAGTCCTCGCAAACACATCAGGAATAAACTCTGTGTATCCCAAACACTTTGATCAACAGGAAGAACTCTTCTGTAAAGTCCTCAGGTTAAAGTTGAAGTCATGGccacattaaaaaacatcaaaaataacacaattaatACAATAACTTCgataaaacataattaaagGTTGAGCATTGAATTAAAGAAAGCTTTTTTAAGCACCATGGTTGTTTCACTTTATTAACTAAAATGAACTAAGTGCACATTATCATCATCGTAATCTAAACTCTCCAGCTTTGACAGACCTCTGATGTATTTCAGACAAATGTTTTCCTCCAGAATCTGTAGGATCGACTTCACACAGGGTCTGTTTTTTTTCAACCATTTTAACAGACACCAGATTCCTGCACAGGTACAGCATGAAAGGgggaaaagaaagggagagtgaAGAGAAATAAGTGGaggcatctctctctctctctctcccctgcagCCTTGCCCTCTCTCCTCAGGATCTTGTATCGTGCAATCAGGCCCCCGCCGGGGCCCAGACTAGCAGGAACCTTTAGATTGGAAACAGTTGTGAGGTATTAGGAAGGTGTGTGTACTAGGGTTAGGGTCAGGcacacaggcctgtgtgtgtgtgtgtgtgtgtgtgtcagtacatgtacatgtgcactgatgtgtatttgtgtgtgtagtgagcTTTAATTACCTGTGCAGCAGCGCACACaagcatgtgtgagtgtttatgtgtgtgtgtgtgtgtgtgtgtgtgtgtatgtcaacaCATCTGCAGATTAGTAAACAGGAATACACTTGCAGATGTTGTTTCAGTGATTGTATCTCTCCCATCtcctggtttttgttttgtaagacttacagttttatttttgcaaaaaggcagccaggaagtgtttcaaaataaaatgacaacatcCAAGATgagcatttaaatgaaaaaaagagagtgacGGGCTGAAATGTGACGAGGTGCAGAGACCGTGTAGAGATGTTGTGAAGCACAAGTGATATTAAAAGTACTAGTACACAGGCACATATATACATTACACAGTCcagacgcacacacatgcagccgCCAGCCATGTGCACACTGCAGGTGTTCCACTCCGTGTTATTATTAAACCTCCAGTGGCCTCTGCAGCAGACGTCGAGGGCTCCAGTCAGTGATGTGGATGGAATGCCAAGGCCCCTGCACGTGGAGCGGTGTGTCCTTGAACGCAGCGCGGTAGTTATTACCTACCACTTTGCCTGCTCTGCCTGTtatcatcagctctgcaggggCTGCCACAGAAAGTGCTAGAAATTCAAGGCTTGAAACTGACCTGAATGAAGTTTAGGAAAGAGATGAGGTTAGAAAGAGTCTGAGAAACATCAAAGACAGAGTGatcatacgtgtgtgtgtgtgtggtttgatttaaaacagtgtgtatacatgtgttaAATGACGTGTACATCAGTGCATCACTcataaatgtgaatgtgaatacCCACAGAATGTCCAAATATTAGAGTTGCAGCctctttttaagttttcttaAAAATCATGCTTCTCTTTATCCACATCTCCTTTATGGTAGATGGTATGAACAAAATAATTGGAACACTTGACAATATATCAAAATGtgcaatgttcagtttttgttgagactgtgtcAAAATTCTTTTTGTGATACTTTTTGATGCTGTAATTCATGTCGGTGTATTGGATTGCAGTAAATTGTAAGGcgttcctgttattttgtccactcaaCATAGTTTTTACTAAGAAAATAACTAGATAATTGGTTTGACCTGGGTTTATACCATCAGTATACTTCATGAAAAGTACAAGAATCCCTAATGTTTTGTACTTTCAGTGCAGAAGAAGCTTTAATATTTTCCTTGAGAGTCTGTAGcatgcacacacgcagacaTGAATGCACAGCGAACAGTTTTGTGCATTTTGATGAACATGATTTTAGGAAGTGTGGGTGTCTGGCTCAGGATGAGACTCTCAGAATGAGATGATTGTTCTGTTTGAGTTGGAAAAAACAATACTTTCCCTTCTGTTTATACTATAATCAAAATGCCTGTCACTGCTCTTTCCTCTGCCGGAACCCCTGGCTCTGCTGTGtccgtgagtgtgtgtgtgtgtgttttacagtttgCACTGACCAGCTGTTGGATGCTCTTCTGTGCATATTAAAAACCTCTGGCTTTCACTCCGGACTGATCTGGGACCAGATGTAAAGTCCTCTGCGGCTCATCTGCGTTTTAAAAGCCTCATCCAGAAGTTG
It contains:
- the LOC122868475 gene encoding twist-related protein 2-like, with product MREEVSCTNSPEGGLGASEEELERGSKKTHQQGNRKRSPYPKKDSLGQAEESSTGSPNSLLPSGPKRPKKSPSTVVSLAPTSLGPRLDQPFEDLHSQRVIANVRERQRTQSLNDAFASLRKIIPTLPSDKLSKIQILKLASRYIDFLYQVLQSDEMDAKLASCNYLAHERLSYAFSVWRMEGAWAMSTSH